Proteins encoded in a region of the Cyanobium sp. AMD-g genome:
- a CDS encoding helix-turn-helix domain-containing protein, translating into MTASFPDPEPSGGSELCPAELALRVVRGRWKLLILCRLSEGPQRFSALQRSLAGVSHKVLTAQLRELEADAVVCRRVFGEVPPRVEYDLSERGRELLPVLEGLHAWGAAAPPAVEAGE; encoded by the coding sequence GTGACCGCCTCCTTTCCCGATCCCGAGCCCTCAGGCGGCTCGGAGCTCTGTCCGGCGGAGCTGGCCCTGAGGGTGGTGCGCGGCCGCTGGAAGCTGCTGATCCTCTGCCGTCTCAGCGAGGGTCCCCAGCGCTTCTCGGCCCTGCAGCGGTCCCTGGCGGGGGTGAGCCACAAAGTGCTCACGGCCCAGCTGCGGGAGCTGGAGGCCGATGCCGTCGTCTGCCGGCGTGTCTTCGGCGAGGTGCCGCCGCGGGTGGAGTACGACCTCAGCGAGCGGGGTCGGGAGCTCCTGCCCGTGCTGGAAGGTCTGCACGCCTGGGGAGCGGCAGCCCCGCCAGCGGTGGAAGCTGGGGAATGA
- a CDS encoding glycosyltransferase, with translation MTRLPWAVLLLTVLGARYLSWRLNASLNLATPLSTTVSLLTLAAELVLLAGFFLQLWFTLLPARPAPAAGPIPMPAPAVDVLVPTCGEPAELVERCLRGCLAMDYPALTVWLLDDAGRPELAELCDRLGCRYLARVDHAHAKAGNLNHGLRHCQGDLVAVFDADVVPLRPFLSRTVGLFTDPSVGFVQTPQSYMNADPVMRNLRLERWLLPDEESFYRWIQPTRQNLNAVVCAGTSFVMRRHALERVGGFETATPSEDLATGIRITAAGYRNHYLSEKLSAGLAPFTAAAMARQRCRWGSGSLQTLRTGADPLRIPGLSPLQRLAYSEGILHWFSFPAQLVMLCTPLSLGLLGIAPILIGGEALVSVALPFFLCQWLLTRWLSGHSRAAILPELYRWIFLLPICAAVVSTALGRPRQFRVTPKAVTGQGPTGPDAGLLLPLLVLLGLQLLALANLASGRQPLLAGQGAALPVSAATLGVLLGWSLLNALLLLLAIRSCWDRPRSDGVPWFALSLPVRLHHQGGMVPGRLQAISATGAELSLESKDAARALEATARLCVEGLLPGQTLPFVRVAQRGAAIGGTWGPLTPLQRDQLETLLYRREGLWPTLRAPFELRTLPQVLLRSLQRIAPESWFRRSLIPQLPPLAGLPLPRRADLPARAGAPDPAR, from the coding sequence ATGACGCGCTTGCCCTGGGCCGTGTTGCTGCTGACGGTGCTGGGGGCCCGCTATCTGAGCTGGCGCCTCAACGCAAGCCTCAACCTGGCCACCCCTCTGTCCACCACGGTGAGCCTGCTGACGCTGGCCGCCGAACTGGTTCTGCTGGCCGGCTTCTTCCTGCAACTCTGGTTCACCCTGCTGCCCGCGCGGCCCGCGCCTGCCGCAGGCCCGATCCCGATGCCGGCCCCGGCGGTCGATGTGCTTGTGCCCACCTGTGGGGAACCAGCCGAACTGGTGGAACGCTGCCTGCGGGGCTGCCTGGCGATGGACTACCCGGCGCTGACGGTCTGGCTGCTGGATGATGCTGGGCGGCCGGAGCTGGCCGAACTCTGTGACCGCCTCGGCTGCCGCTACCTCGCCCGGGTCGACCACGCCCACGCCAAGGCCGGCAACCTCAACCACGGTCTGCGCCACTGCCAGGGCGATCTGGTGGCGGTGTTCGATGCCGATGTCGTGCCCCTGCGGCCGTTCCTGAGCCGCACGGTCGGCCTGTTCACGGACCCGTCCGTGGGGTTCGTGCAGACCCCCCAGAGCTACATGAATGCCGATCCTGTGATGCGCAACCTGCGGCTGGAGCGCTGGCTGCTGCCGGATGAGGAGAGCTTCTACCGCTGGATCCAGCCCACCCGCCAGAACCTCAATGCGGTGGTCTGCGCCGGCACCTCGTTCGTGATGCGGCGCCACGCCCTGGAGCGGGTGGGGGGCTTCGAAACGGCCACTCCCTCGGAGGATCTCGCCACCGGTATCCGGATCACGGCCGCGGGCTACCGCAACCACTACCTCTCGGAGAAGCTCAGCGCCGGCCTGGCCCCGTTCACGGCGGCGGCCATGGCCCGGCAACGCTGCCGCTGGGGCAGCGGTTCGCTGCAGACCCTGCGCACGGGCGCCGACCCGCTGCGGATCCCCGGGCTCAGTCCACTGCAACGGCTGGCCTACAGCGAGGGCATCCTGCACTGGTTCAGTTTCCCGGCCCAGTTGGTGATGCTCTGCACACCGCTCAGCCTGGGCCTGCTGGGCATTGCCCCGATCCTGATCGGCGGGGAAGCGCTGGTCAGCGTGGCCCTGCCGTTCTTCCTCTGCCAATGGCTGCTCACCCGCTGGCTGAGCGGCCACTCCCGGGCGGCGATCCTGCCGGAGCTTTACCGCTGGATCTTCCTGCTGCCGATCTGCGCCGCCGTGGTGTCCACGGCCCTGGGGCGGCCGCGGCAGTTCCGGGTCACCCCGAAGGCGGTAACCGGCCAGGGGCCCACCGGCCCCGATGCGGGCCTGCTACTGCCGCTGCTGGTGCTGCTCGGCCTGCAACTTCTGGCCTTGGCCAACCTGGCGTCGGGTCGGCAGCCGCTGCTGGCGGGCCAGGGGGCGGCGCTGCCGGTCTCGGCCGCCACCCTCGGGGTGCTGCTGGGCTGGAGCCTGCTCAACGCTCTGCTGCTGCTGCTGGCGATCCGGAGCTGCTGGGATCGGCCCCGGAGTGATGGGGTGCCCTGGTTCGCCCTGTCCCTGCCGGTCCGGCTGCACCACCAGGGGGGGATGGTGCCGGGACGGCTGCAGGCGATCAGTGCCACGGGCGCCGAACTCAGCCTGGAGAGCAAAGACGCTGCCCGCGCCCTGGAGGCCACCGCCCGCCTCTGCGTGGAGGGCCTTCTGCCAGGCCAAACACTGCCGTTCGTGCGGGTGGCCCAACGCGGCGCTGCCATCGGCGGAACCTGGGGACCGCTCACCCCCTTGCAGCGGGATCAGCTCGAGACCTTGCTCTACCGACGCGAGGGTCTTTGGCCCACCCTGCGGGCCCCCTTCGAGCTGCGCACCCTGCCACAGGTGCTGCTGCGAAGCCTGCAGCGGATCGCGCCGGAAAGCTGGTTCCGCCGCAGCCTCATTCCCCAGCTTCCACCGCTGGCGGGGCTGCCGCTCCCCAGGCGTGCAGACCTTCCAGCACGGGCAGGAGCTCCCGACCCCGCTCGCTGA
- the glnT gene encoding type III glutamate--ammonia ligase: MTDLARFAATHGIRHFLFSFCDLFGVQRAKLVPAAAAAELARSGAGFAGFAAWLDMTPADPDVLAIPDATSLMVLPWQKEVAWVATDLQVEGVALEQSPRRVLQRQIARAAALGLQFRSGVEAEFFLMDPEREAIADGLDRQSKPCYDQLALMRHYPLISELLEGMENLGWGPYQADHEDANGQFELNWTYAESLLTADRHAFFRVMAAALAERHGVRVSFQPKPIPALTGNGAHLHASLWDEAGHNVFHDPAGEKGLSELAYQFLAGLLAHAPALCALTNPVAGSYRRLARSVTSSGATWSPSWISYGGNNRTHMVRIPDDQRIELRLGDGAANPYLLQAAVLAAGLDGIERRLDPGPRSDRNTYVQAPDGAPSLPTCQADALEAFRHDGPLRDSLGEVFCTAYEALIAQRSDG; encoded by the coding sequence ATGACCGACCTGGCCCGCTTCGCCGCCACCCATGGCATCCGGCACTTCCTGTTCTCGTTCTGCGATCTGTTCGGGGTGCAGCGGGCCAAGCTTGTACCAGCCGCCGCGGCCGCCGAACTGGCCCGTTCCGGGGCCGGTTTCGCCGGTTTCGCCGCCTGGCTCGACATGACGCCGGCCGACCCGGACGTGCTGGCGATCCCCGATGCCACCAGCCTGATGGTGCTGCCCTGGCAGAAGGAGGTGGCCTGGGTGGCCACCGATCTGCAGGTGGAGGGCGTGGCGCTGGAGCAGTCCCCCCGCCGTGTGCTGCAACGGCAGATCGCCAGGGCGGCCGCCCTGGGCCTGCAGTTCCGCAGTGGCGTGGAGGCGGAGTTCTTCCTGATGGACCCGGAGCGGGAGGCCATCGCCGATGGACTCGATCGGCAGTCGAAGCCCTGCTACGACCAGCTGGCCCTGATGCGCCATTACCCCCTGATCAGTGAGCTGCTCGAGGGCATGGAGAACCTCGGCTGGGGGCCGTACCAGGCCGATCACGAGGACGCCAACGGCCAGTTCGAGCTCAACTGGACCTATGCCGAATCCCTGCTGACCGCCGACCGCCATGCCTTCTTCCGGGTCATGGCGGCCGCGCTGGCTGAACGCCATGGCGTGCGGGTGAGCTTCCAGCCCAAGCCGATCCCGGCCCTCACCGGCAACGGCGCCCACCTGCACGCCTCCCTCTGGGACGAAGCGGGGCACAACGTGTTCCACGACCCTGCGGGGGAGAAGGGCCTGTCGGAACTCGCCTATCAGTTTCTCGCCGGCCTGCTGGCCCACGCCCCGGCCCTGTGCGCCCTCACCAATCCGGTGGCCGGCAGCTACCGGCGCCTGGCCCGATCGGTCACCAGCTCCGGTGCCACCTGGTCGCCGTCCTGGATCAGTTACGGCGGCAACAACCGCACCCACATGGTGCGCATCCCCGACGACCAACGGATCGAACTGCGCCTCGGTGACGGCGCCGCCAACCCCTATCTGCTCCAGGCCGCCGTGCTGGCGGCGGGGCTCGACGGCATCGAACGCCGCCTCGACCCTGGCCCCCGCAGCGATCGAAACACCTATGTGCAGGCACCCGACGGTGCGCCCTCCCTGCCCACCTGTCAGGCCGATGCCCTGGAGGCGTTCCGCCACGACGGACCGCTGCGGGACTCCCTGGGCGAGGTGTTCTGCACGGCCTACGAAGCCCTGATCGCCCAGCGCAGCGATGGCTGA
- a CDS encoding alpha/beta fold hydrolase, translated as MPPTPASPRRFALGDFPLATGGTLPAAWLDYRVYGTLAGDRSNLVLYPSSYGAWPEDIDWVVGPILDPERWCVVLVSQFGNGRSSSPSSGDPGLAGGRWPVDHRDNVAAQRRLLEEVFAVTSPALIYGWSMGAQQAYHWGVLEPERTQRMCCVCGTARTTAHNRVFLLSLRQALTADSSWDGHRFRGAPEQGLRTFALIYASWAASQSFYRRGAHQQLGYTSVEAYVEEAWLPAYRRHDPHDLLAMLDVWLTNDVAAAAGVATGDAEADLAAALGRIQARTTVIAGRHDLYFTPEDCGAEAALISGAHFEVLESDLGHRAGNPRDAPAEQRQLRAAVDRLCAG; from the coding sequence TTGCCACCCACCCCCGCGTCCCCGCGCCGCTTCGCGCTCGGGGATTTTCCCCTCGCCACGGGGGGAACGCTTCCCGCCGCCTGGCTCGACTACCGGGTCTACGGAACGCTCGCAGGCGACCGCTCCAACCTGGTGCTCTACCCGAGCTCCTATGGCGCCTGGCCGGAGGACATCGACTGGGTGGTGGGCCCGATCCTCGATCCGGAACGCTGGTGCGTGGTGCTGGTGAGCCAGTTCGGCAACGGCCGCTCCAGCAGCCCGAGCAGCGGTGATCCTGGGCTGGCCGGCGGCCGCTGGCCCGTCGATCACCGCGACAACGTGGCCGCCCAGCGCCGGCTGTTGGAGGAGGTGTTCGCGGTGACCTCGCCGGCCCTGATCTACGGCTGGTCGATGGGGGCCCAGCAGGCCTACCACTGGGGGGTGCTGGAGCCGGAACGAACCCAGCGGATGTGCTGTGTGTGTGGCACGGCGCGCACCACGGCCCACAACCGGGTGTTCCTGCTCAGCCTGCGCCAGGCCCTCACTGCCGATTCCAGCTGGGATGGACACCGCTTCCGGGGTGCACCGGAGCAGGGGTTGCGCACCTTTGCCCTCATCTACGCCAGCTGGGCCGCGAGCCAGTCCTTCTACCGCCGCGGTGCCCATCAGCAGCTGGGTTACACCAGCGTCGAGGCCTACGTGGAGGAGGCCTGGCTGCCGGCCTACCGCCGCCACGACCCCCACGACCTGCTGGCGATGCTGGATGTCTGGCTGACGAACGATGTGGCCGCCGCCGCGGGGGTCGCCACGGGGGACGCCGAGGCCGATCTGGCCGCAGCCCTGGGCCGGATCCAGGCCCGCACCACCGTGATCGCCGGTCGCCACGACCTCTACTTCACCCCCGAGGACTGTGGAGCCGAGGCCGCCCTGATCAGCGGTGCCCACTTCGAGGTCCTGGAGTCCGACCTGGGGCACAGGGCCGGCAATCCCCGGGACGCCCCGGCCGAGCAGCGCCAGCTGCGGGCCGCCGTGGACCGGCTCTGCGCCGGCTGA